One Gossypium raimondii isolate GPD5lz chromosome 3, ASM2569854v1, whole genome shotgun sequence genomic window carries:
- the LOC105794596 gene encoding protein-tyrosine-phosphatase MKP1, producing MFGQEEKNRLAGTAADDARQPYLRSISWTDRSPTKPNPKPPTNTKGRSCLPPLCIKRRPVEEWPNAGSDDLGVWPHPQTPRGSVKPLPSPGSNREFQLRKDKLAFYDKECSRIADHIYLGSDAVAKNREILAKNGITHVLNCVGFVCPEYFKNDLVYKTLWLQDNPSEDITSILYDVFDYFEDVQEQGGRVLVHCCQGVSRSTSLVIAYLMWREVQSFEDAFKYVKTARGVTNPNTGFAFQLLQCQKRVHAAPASPNSLLRMYKMAPHSSYDALHLVPKLLNHPGIQGLDSRGAFIVHVPSAIYVWVGKKCSNIMSNRASLAANQVIRYERAQGPIITVREGEEPVKFWDALAIGQVSAAAEATNICVGERKVGDYDLDFELFHKALAGGVVPPFSVSAAESETCLPARENGWGRLRQKFANGIMKEFVNSSKLGCNLTPGTDRSDMIVDDTRRDSEAEDNVSLSSPSIIPCGSPDSFDCFPDTSPIRSKGPCEDVEQLVTPCDSPLAPRSPCGSPSSFSSFAASSPKFSSKSPTLSPSTSDYGSSFAFSPSSSNWSDFSYMSSRQPSPSGLEAIDIYSCLQSKETSLSPQKTFSSDHTLSVAITGSPCKGTSPSLAERRGSHPPPRMVLPSVDEQVPRNLVRSWSFAMPELDDDDVMNDVDCNQYEPEDDSEELTLDAEVVAVSIKSHGRTENQSEYGECRAQSGAIFENPRGVTTMALYQWPTLSKVEMRGSHHILESGAAYMLLAPDASDCSGVLYIWLGREVMCGKGQSRSESSGGTNKDSHLHWESIGREFLNKMDLPLNASVQVVTEGEEPEQFCKLFNCYTDPKG from the coding sequence atGTTTGGGCAAGAAGAAAAAAACCGGCTTGCCGGGACTGCTGCTGACGACGCCCGGCAACCATATCTACGGTCAATTTCTTGGACCGACCGTTCACCAACTAAGCCGAACCCAAAACCGCCTACGAACACAAAAGGGAGATCATGTTTGCCTCCTCTTTGTATAAAAAGAAGGCCGGTGGAAGAGTGGCCAAACGCTGGCTCTGATGACCTTGGTGTCTGGCCTCATCCCCAGACGCCTAGAGGTTCTGTTAAGCCCCTTCCGAGTCCCGGTTCCAATAGGGAGTTTCAGTTGAGGAAAGATAAGCTAGCTTTCTATGACAAAGAGTGCTCCAGGATTGCGGATCATATATATTTAGGGAGTGATGCCGTCGCTAAGAACAGGGAAATTTTGGCCAAGAATGGGATTACTCATGTGTTGAACTGTGTTGGTTTTGTTTGTCCCGAGTATTTCAAGAACGATCTTGTTTACAAGACGCTATGGTTACAAGACAACCCGTCCGAGGATATCACTAGCATTTTGTATGATGTGTTTGATTACTTCGAGGATGTTCAGGAGCAAGGCGGGAGGGTTTTGGTGCACTGCTGCCAGGGAGTATCTAGATCGACTTCTTTGGTGATTGCGTATCTCATGTGGAGGGAAGTGCAGAGCTTCGAGGATGCATTTAAGTATGTGAAGACAGCTCGTGGGGTGACTAATCCCAATACAGGGTTCGCTTTCCAACTTTTGCAGTGCCAAAAGAGGGTGCATGCGGCGCCTGCAAGCCCTAATTCTTTGCTTAGGATGTATAAAATGGCTCCACACTCCTCGTATGATGCTCTTCATCTTGTGCCAAAACTGTTGAATCATCCAGGTATACAAGGGCTTGACTCCCGTGGGGCCTTCATTGTGCATGTTCCTTCAGCTATTTATGTTTGGGTTGGAAAGAAATGCAGCAATATTATGTCCAACAGGGCTAGTTTGGCTGCCAATCAGGTTATTCGATATGAACGGGCGCAGGGTCCTATTATAACTGTTAGAGAAGGGGAAGAGCCTGTGAAATTCTGGGATGCTCTTGCTATTGGACAGGTTTCAGCAGCTGCCGAAGCAACCAATATTTGCGTTGGTGAACGGAAGGTAGGCGATTATGATTTGGATTTTGAACTTTTCCATAAGGCACTTGCTGGTGGTGTTGTTCCACCATTTTCAGTGTCTGCTGCTGAATCAGAAACTTGCCTTCCTGCCAGAGAGAATGGATGGGGTAGGCTAAGGCAGAAGTTTGCTAATGGCATCATGAAAGAATTTGTCAATTCATCCAAATTGGGTTGTAATTTGACTCCTGGCACTGATAGATCAGATATGATTGTCGACGACACTCGTAGAGATTCAGAAGCAGAAGATAATGTTTCACTCTCCTCGCCATCAATCATTCCATGTGGGTCACCCGACTCCTTTGATTGTTTCCCAGATACTAGCCCGATTCGAAGTAAAGGTCCGTGTGAAGATGTAGAACAATTAGTTACTCCTTGTGATTCTCCACTGGCACCAAGGTCCCCTTGTGGTTCACCAAGttctttttctagttttgcGGCTAGCAGCCCAAAATTCAGTTCCAAGTCTCCTACACTTTCACCTTCAACGTCTGACTATGGCAGTTCATTCGCTTTTTCGCCTTCATCCTCTAATTGGTCTGACTTTTCGTATATGTCTTCTCGGCAACCTTCACCTTCAGGCCTGGAAGCTATTGATATATATTCTTGTTTACAATCTAAAGAAACTTCCCTTTCACCCCAAAAAACATTTTCTTCTGATCATACTTTGAGTGTGGCAATTACTGGTTCGCCCTGTAAAGGTACTTCTCCGTCACTTGCTGAGCGCCGAGGGAGTCATCCTCCACCACGCATGGTGTTACCATCAGTTGATGAACAAGTCCCCAGGAATCTTGTGAGGTCTTGGTCCTTTGCTATGCCCGAgttggatgatgatgatgtaatGAATGATGTAGATTGTAATCAATATGAGCCCGAAGATGATTCAGAGGAGTTAACGTTAGATGCTGAAGTTGTTGCTGTTAGCATTAAGTCACATGGGAGGACTGAAAATCAAAGTGAATACGGTGAATGTCGTGCTCAATCCGGTGCTATCTTTGAGAACCCTAGAGGAGTAACCACCATGGCTCTATATCAGTGGCCTACACTCAGTAAAGTGGAGATGCGTGGATCTCATCACATCCTTGAGTCTGGAGCAGCATATATGTTGTTAGCTCCAGATGCAAGTGATTGTTCTGGTGTTTTATATATCTGGCTAGGCCGTGAAGTTATGTGCGGAAAAGGTCAAAGCCGATCTGAAAGCTCTGGTGGCACAAACAAGGATAGTCATCTTCATTGGGAATCTATTGGCCGtgaatttcttaacaaaatggATTTGCCATTAAATGCCTCAGTGCAG